Proteins from a genomic interval of Corynebacterium deserti GIMN1.010:
- a CDS encoding universal stress protein yields MSFEDIVVVAVDGSDASKQAVRWAANTANKRGIPLRLASSYTMPQFLYAEGMVPPQELFDDLQAEALEKVNEAREIAHEVAPEIKIGHTIAEGSPIDMLLEMSSGVTMIVMGSRGLGGLSGMVMGSVSGAVVGHAKCPVVVVREDSAVNENTKYGPVVVGVDGSEVSQKATEYAFAEADARDAELVAVHTWMDMQVQASLAGLAAAQQQWDEVERSQTEMLIERLAPLVEKYPNVTVKKIITRDRPVRALAEASEGAQLLVVGSHGRGGFKGMLLGSTSRALLQSAPCPMMVVRPQEK; encoded by the coding sequence ATGAGCTTTGAAGACATCGTCGTTGTAGCAGTTGATGGTTCGGACGCCTCAAAACAAGCTGTTCGCTGGGCCGCTAACACTGCCAATAAACGTGGCATTCCACTCCGTTTGGCCTCCAGCTACACCATGCCTCAGTTCCTCTACGCAGAAGGAATGGTTCCACCGCAGGAGCTTTTCGACGACCTCCAGGCCGAAGCCCTGGAGAAGGTCAATGAGGCACGAGAAATTGCCCATGAGGTCGCACCAGAAATCAAAATTGGTCATACCATCGCAGAAGGCAGCCCCATCGACATGCTGCTGGAGATGTCCAGTGGCGTCACCATGATTGTCATGGGCTCCCGTGGCCTTGGCGGACTCTCTGGAATGGTCATGGGATCCGTGTCCGGCGCAGTGGTTGGCCACGCAAAGTGCCCCGTTGTTGTTGTCCGCGAAGACAGTGCAGTCAACGAAAACACCAAGTACGGCCCAGTGGTCGTCGGTGTCGATGGCTCCGAAGTCTCCCAGAAGGCAACCGAGTACGCATTCGCAGAAGCTGACGCTCGTGACGCTGAACTCGTAGCAGTCCACACCTGGATGGACATGCAGGTTCAGGCATCGCTTGCAGGCCTTGCTGCTGCACAACAGCAGTGGGACGAAGTTGAGCGTTCCCAAACCGAGATGCTCATCGAGCGCCTCGCACCACTGGTGGAGAAGTACCCGAACGTCACGGTTAAGAAGATCATCACCCGTGACCGTCCAGTACGCGCACTTGCCGAGGCCTCCGAAGGCGCACAGCTGCTGGTTGTCGGCTCCCACGGTCGTGGCGGATTCAAGGGAATGCTCCTTGGTTCCACCTCCCGCGCGCTGCTACAGTCCGCACCATGCCCCATGATGGTTGTCCGCCCACAGGAGAAGTAG
- a CDS encoding sensor histidine kinase yields the protein MQSSLDRVMESGRNELDVEALAKRGGQPGAMSYRNSIHILTATLLVVGLGASARLSLPMFALSCVLLFVWGSLYFYGSSKRLELKHAVQLGWLFALTLVWVVMIPIVPVSIYLLFPLFFVYLQVMPDVRGIIAVVGATSIAIASQYAGGLTFGGVMGPLVSAIVTVAIDYAFRTLWRVNNEKQQLIDQLIETRSQLAVTERNAGIAAERQRIAHEIHDTVAQGLSSIQMLLHVSEQEIEAADLDDKTKKAITQKIKLARSTASDNLSEARAMIAALQPAALSKTSLEAALHRVTEPLLGINFVINVDGDVRQLPMKTEATLLRIAQGAIGNVAKHSEAKNCHVTLTYEDTEVRLDVVDDGVGFEPEEVSGQPAGLGHIGLSALHQRAVELNGEVIVESAYGQGTAVSAALPVEPPADPPDRPLYDAEHQ from the coding sequence ATGCAGTCAAGCCTAGATCGTGTGATGGAGTCGGGGCGCAATGAGCTCGATGTGGAGGCTCTTGCCAAACGTGGTGGTCAGCCGGGTGCCATGAGCTATCGCAATAGCATCCACATTTTAACAGCAACTCTGCTGGTGGTGGGCCTGGGCGCGTCGGCACGCCTCAGTTTGCCGATGTTCGCGCTGTCGTGTGTGCTGCTGTTTGTATGGGGCTCGCTGTATTTTTATGGCTCCTCCAAACGCCTGGAACTCAAACATGCGGTGCAGCTGGGGTGGCTGTTTGCGTTGACCCTAGTGTGGGTTGTCATGATCCCGATTGTGCCGGTGTCAATCTATCTGTTGTTCCCCCTGTTTTTTGTGTATCTGCAGGTCATGCCGGATGTGCGTGGCATTATCGCGGTGGTGGGTGCGACGTCGATTGCGATTGCCAGCCAATACGCCGGGGGCTTGACCTTTGGCGGAGTGATGGGGCCGTTGGTGTCGGCAATTGTTACCGTGGCCATTGATTATGCGTTTAGGACGCTGTGGCGGGTAAACAATGAAAAGCAGCAGCTCATTGATCAGCTTATTGAGACACGCTCGCAGCTGGCTGTGACCGAACGCAATGCAGGAATCGCTGCGGAGCGTCAGCGCATCGCGCACGAAATTCATGACACCGTAGCGCAGGGGCTGTCGTCGATCCAAATGCTGCTGCATGTTTCTGAGCAGGAGATTGAGGCAGCGGATCTAGATGATAAGACTAAGAAGGCAATCACGCAGAAGATCAAACTGGCCAGGAGTACAGCGTCGGATAATTTGAGTGAGGCGCGTGCGATGATCGCAGCGCTTCAACCTGCGGCGTTGTCCAAAACCTCGCTGGAGGCGGCGCTGCATCGTGTGACGGAGCCACTGTTGGGCATCAACTTTGTGATCAATGTTGATGGCGATGTGCGTCAGCTACCGATGAAAACTGAGGCGACGTTGCTGCGGATCGCGCAGGGAGCTATCGGCAATGTGGCGAAGCATTCGGAGGCGAAGAATTGCCATGTGACCTTGACCTATGAGGACACTGAGGTGCGTTTGGACGTGGTCGATGACGGTGTGGGATTTGAACCTGAGGAGGTTTCTGGCCAGCCGGCGGGCCTGGGGCACATTGGGTTGAGTGCCCTGCATCAGCGCGCGGTGGAGCTTAACGGCGAGGTGATCGTAGAGTCGGCATATGGGCAGGGCACGGCGGTCTCAGCGGCGCTTCCAGTAGAACCGCCAGCAGATCCGCCAGATCGACCTTTGTATGATGCGGAGCACCAATAG
- the yidC gene encoding membrane protein insertase YidC: protein MLDILIYPVSGVMKLWHLLLHNVFGWDDSLAWFLSLFGLVITIRAIIAPFTWQMYRNSRILAHMRPERAALIAEYDGKYDEKSIRELQQRQRDLNKKHGVNPLAGCVPALVQTPVVIGLYMALLRMARPEGGLENPVYQPVGFLTADEVQSFLAGRVNNVPLPAYVSMPAEQLEFLGTTRSEVLDFVLPLFIAAAIFTAINMAMSMYRSIQTNDYSSGVSTRMLKIMMVLSVISPIFPLSLGLTGPFPTAIALYWVSNNLWTLLQTAIMMFLIQRKYPLTDEFKTFHSQQRADYRETQRDKRSFRWNRTKNRILMLLTPWNAAKLHAENVEAKTARVNKINAEKAAKKEIVEKRRETQRQMNKDAIERIKKRRAEIKAKKKELNDAPSDDES from the coding sequence GTGCTCGACATATTGATTTATCCAGTGTCCGGTGTGATGAAGCTGTGGCATCTGTTGCTGCACAACGTCTTTGGCTGGGACGATTCACTCGCGTGGTTCCTGTCCCTGTTCGGCCTGGTGATCACCATTCGAGCCATCATCGCGCCTTTTACCTGGCAGATGTATCGTAATAGTCGCATCCTTGCGCACATGCGCCCAGAACGCGCCGCCCTCATCGCGGAATACGACGGTAAATATGACGAAAAATCCATCCGCGAGCTGCAGCAACGACAACGCGATCTGAACAAAAAGCACGGTGTCAACCCGTTGGCTGGCTGTGTGCCTGCGCTGGTTCAAACTCCCGTCGTCATCGGCTTATACATGGCGCTGCTGCGGATGGCACGCCCCGAAGGCGGCCTAGAAAACCCCGTCTACCAGCCAGTAGGCTTCCTCACCGCCGATGAAGTGCAATCATTCCTCGCAGGCCGCGTCAACAACGTACCCCTGCCCGCATACGTCTCCATGCCTGCTGAGCAGCTCGAATTCCTCGGCACCACACGCTCAGAAGTCCTCGACTTCGTTCTCCCCCTCTTTATCGCCGCAGCCATCTTTACCGCGATCAACATGGCCATGTCCATGTATCGATCCATCCAAACCAACGACTACTCCTCCGGTGTCTCCACCCGGATGCTCAAAATCATGATGGTGCTGTCGGTCATCTCCCCCATCTTCCCGCTTTCCCTCGGCCTCACCGGCCCATTCCCCACTGCAATCGCACTTTACTGGGTGAGCAACAACCTCTGGACCCTCCTCCAGACCGCCATCATGATGTTCCTCATCCAGCGCAAATACCCACTCACCGACGAGTTCAAAACCTTCCACTCGCAGCAACGCGCCGACTACCGCGAAACCCAACGCGACAAGCGCTCATTCCGCTGGAACCGCACCAAAAACCGCATCCTCATGTTGCTCACCCCATGGAATGCTGCCAAGCTCCACGCTGAAAACGTCGAGGCCAAGACGGCGCGAGTAAACAAAATTAATGCAGAAAAAGCGGCGAAGAAGGAAATCGTCGAAAAGCGCCGTGAAACGCAACGCCAAATGAACAAAGATGCCATCGAGCGCATTAAGAAGCGCCGCGCAGAGATAAAAGCAAAAAAGAAGGAGCTTAACGACGCCCCCTCTGACGACGAGTCCTAG
- the mcbR gene encoding TetR/AcrR family transcriptional regulator MbcR → MAASASGKSKTSAGASRRRNRPSPRQRLLDSATNLFTTEGIRVIGIDRILREADVAKASLYSLFGSKDALVIAYLENLDQQWREAWRERTAGMKDSEDKILAFFDQCIEEEPEKGFRGSHFQNAASEYPRPETDSEKGIVAAVMDHRKWCHQTLTDLLTEKNGYPGTTQANQLLVFLDGGLAGSRLVRNTSPLETARDLARQLLSAPPADYSI, encoded by the coding sequence GTGGCTGCCAGCGCTTCAGGCAAGAGTAAAACGAGTGCCGGGGCAAGTCGTCGTCGCAATCGACCAAGCCCCCGCCAGCGCCTTCTCGATAGCGCAACCAATCTGTTCACCACGGAGGGGATCCGTGTGATTGGTATTGATCGTATTCTGCGGGAAGCTGATGTGGCGAAGGCGAGTTTGTATTCGCTGTTTGGATCCAAGGATGCTCTGGTCATCGCCTACCTGGAGAACTTGGATCAGCAGTGGCGTGAGGCGTGGCGGGAACGTACTGCGGGGATGAAGGATTCTGAGGATAAGATCCTCGCGTTCTTCGATCAGTGCATTGAGGAGGAGCCGGAGAAGGGCTTCCGCGGATCGCATTTCCAGAATGCTGCGAGTGAGTATCCTCGCCCGGAGACGGATAGTGAGAAGGGGATTGTGGCAGCGGTGATGGACCATCGTAAGTGGTGTCATCAGACGCTGACTGATCTGCTCACGGAAAAGAACGGCTACCCGGGAACCACACAGGCTAACCAGCTGTTGGTGTTCCTTGATGGTGGTTTGGCGGGTTCCCGATTGGTGCGCAATACGAGCCCGCTGGAGACGGCACGGGATCTGGCGAGGCAATTGTTGTCCGCTCCGCCTGCGGATTATTCCATCTAG
- a CDS encoding amidohydrolase family protein translates to MRIINARVKSYADLVDITIEGEKITSITPSIRRAEEDVRADDYDADSRLVTPQFAEAHIHLDYANTAGVPRENNSGTLFEAIEIWADRKAEGFHVKDDIKAKALQAAKRAAEHGVGFIRTHVDVTDPTFAGFEALAELRDEVRDWCDIQIVAFPQNGIFAYEGGQKLISDAMVAGADVVGGIPHLEPTRDDGVASVKWLFDLAEKHSAPIDIHTDEIDDPHSRFVEVLAAEASKRDMGPQTVVSHSVAMAYYTPGYMARLLPKLANSKVRFAVCPNENLHLQGLGFQGPVPRGVAPVKELTEFGIPVSFCQDSLNDPFYPMGNGDLLRILDSGLHVSHMLTAPHMENALSFITTNPAGNLGLPDYEIAENTPANLLVLDAFSDKGAVQTKAAVLLSIHNGKKVLSREPEKVDWNV, encoded by the coding sequence GTGCGCATTATCAACGCCCGAGTAAAGAGTTACGCCGATCTGGTTGATATCACCATCGAGGGTGAGAAAATTACCTCAATCACCCCCTCAATTCGGCGAGCAGAGGAGGATGTCCGCGCCGATGACTACGACGCTGATAGCCGCCTGGTCACGCCACAATTCGCGGAAGCTCATATTCACCTCGACTACGCCAACACCGCTGGCGTCCCCCGGGAAAACAACTCTGGCACCCTTTTTGAGGCTATTGAAATCTGGGCAGACCGCAAGGCTGAAGGATTTCACGTCAAAGACGACATCAAAGCAAAGGCCCTGCAAGCAGCAAAGCGTGCAGCTGAGCACGGTGTTGGCTTCATCCGCACTCACGTTGATGTCACAGACCCAACCTTCGCAGGCTTCGAGGCTCTAGCTGAGCTTCGCGACGAAGTCCGCGACTGGTGCGATATCCAAATCGTCGCCTTCCCCCAGAACGGCATCTTCGCCTATGAAGGTGGCCAGAAGCTTATTTCTGACGCAATGGTTGCCGGAGCTGATGTCGTCGGCGGCATTCCCCACCTGGAGCCAACCCGTGACGACGGCGTTGCCTCCGTGAAGTGGCTTTTCGATCTCGCCGAAAAGCACTCCGCCCCCATCGACATCCACACCGATGAAATCGATGATCCTCACTCCCGATTCGTCGAAGTCCTCGCCGCGGAAGCCAGCAAGCGCGACATGGGACCACAAACCGTTGTTTCCCACTCCGTTGCGATGGCTTACTACACCCCCGGCTACATGGCACGACTTCTACCCAAGCTCGCCAACTCCAAAGTGCGTTTCGCTGTCTGCCCCAACGAGAACCTCCACCTCCAGGGCTTAGGCTTCCAGGGTCCAGTCCCCCGCGGCGTTGCTCCGGTAAAGGAACTTACTGAATTTGGCATTCCAGTTTCCTTCTGCCAGGACTCGCTCAACGATCCGTTCTACCCAATGGGCAACGGCGACTTGCTGCGCATCCTCGACTCCGGCCTACATGTTTCCCACATGTTGACTGCACCTCACATGGAAAACGCTCTGTCTTTCATCACCACCAACCCCGCGGGCAACTTGGGTCTTCCAGATTACGAGATCGCAGAGAACACCCCTGCCAACCTTCTCGTGCTGGATGCGTTCAGCGACAAGGGTGCGGTTCAGACGAAGGCAGCGGTACTCCTCAGCATTCACAACGGCAAGAAGGTGCTGTCCCGCGAGCCTGAAAAGGTGGACTGGAACGTCTGA
- a CDS encoding GlsB/YeaQ/YmgE family stress response membrane protein: MLALGWIGWIIIGGLAGWIASKIKGTDAQQGLLLNIVVGIIGGLLGGWLLGVIGFDVSGGGLIFSFVTCLLGAVILLTIVQFFTRRK; this comes from the coding sequence ATGCTTGCACTCGGTTGGATCGGTTGGATCATCATCGGCGGTTTGGCAGGATGGATCGCCTCAAAGATTAAGGGCACCGATGCTCAGCAGGGACTGTTGCTGAACATTGTCGTCGGTATCATCGGTGGCCTGCTTGGAGGTTGGCTCCTTGGCGTCATCGGCTTTGACGTATCCGGTGGCGGCTTGATTTTCAGCTTCGTTACCTGTTTGCTTGGTGCAGTCATTCTGCTCACCATCGTGCAGTTCTTCACCCGCAGGAAGTAA
- a CDS encoding class E sortase, with protein MLNTDATLPGRQSPGGKKPRPRITFSQVLGEILLTVGVLALLFAFYEAYWTNVESGKLQEAASGKLDEQWEQERVNPRQKLTPELGEAFARMYIPSFGSDFNFAIIEGTDEADLLAGPGRYVDSQMPGEAGNFAVAGHRVGKGSPFNDLGNVEVCDAIVVETSTSWDVYRVMPMSTDAAGRAAEGADCFNEAQVSSMVGGQYSHVQGRHITTPDRIDMTYPVPGVDSATVTEGSEALLTLTTCHPQFSNAERMIVHAMLVESSDKQDNVRPAALEES; from the coding sequence ATGCTGAATACGGATGCTACCCTTCCTGGGCGTCAGTCCCCGGGCGGTAAGAAGCCTCGACCTCGAATCACTTTTTCCCAGGTGCTGGGTGAAATCCTCCTCACGGTGGGTGTGCTCGCCTTGCTGTTTGCGTTCTACGAGGCCTATTGGACCAACGTGGAATCCGGAAAGCTGCAGGAAGCTGCTAGTGGGAAGCTCGATGAGCAGTGGGAGCAAGAGAGGGTGAATCCTCGGCAGAAACTGACTCCTGAGCTGGGCGAAGCGTTTGCGCGCATGTACATTCCAAGTTTTGGTTCGGACTTCAATTTCGCCATCATTGAGGGCACTGACGAGGCCGATTTGTTGGCAGGACCTGGCCGTTATGTGGATTCTCAGATGCCGGGTGAAGCGGGAAACTTCGCTGTCGCAGGTCACCGCGTGGGTAAAGGTTCTCCATTTAATGATCTGGGCAACGTAGAAGTTTGCGATGCCATCGTGGTGGAAACCTCCACATCTTGGGATGTTTACCGCGTGATGCCGATGTCCACCGATGCCGCAGGTCGTGCTGCAGAAGGTGCAGACTGCTTCAATGAAGCTCAGGTGAGCAGCATGGTGGGTGGGCAGTACTCACATGTGCAGGGGCGCCACATCACCACGCCGGATCGTATCGATATGACTTATCCGGTGCCGGGTGTGGATAGCGCAACGGTGACGGAGGGGTCTGAAGCGCTGTTGACGCTGACCACCTGCCACCCACAGTTTTCTAATGCAGAGCGCATGATTGTGCATGCCATGTTGGTGGAAAGCTCAGACAAGCAAGACAATGTTCGACCAGCAGCGTTGGAGGAGAGCTAA
- a CDS encoding pseudouridine synthase, with protein sequence MKAPLPIRDGLNPSRARLPMESDPIKAIDFVEYLINTQRHRNPADDATALIERFNDHLVVNHYAEPYAPDDIVMPDDDIWFYRMPAAERPIPYKIHTIFEDDDLLVIDKPPYLATMPRGRHITETALVKMRVLTGNNDLTPAHRLDRLTAGVLVMVKKPELRGAYQTLFARREASKTYEAIAEYIPNLMNAEGPTIWENRIEKERGVVQAFVTEGPVNARTELVSVTPVNDAEQKILEATHGSLPRQARYVLAPATGKTHQLRLHMRDFAAPILGDPLYPVLHAVDDEDYTTPMHLIARTLTFIDPQTHEERTFVSTRPTGSL encoded by the coding sequence ATGAAAGCTCCTTTACCCATTAGGGATGGATTAAATCCGTCGCGGGCAAGACTGCCGATGGAATCTGACCCAATTAAGGCCATCGATTTTGTGGAGTATTTGATCAATACTCAGCGCCATCGCAACCCTGCCGATGATGCCACTGCATTAATAGAGCGTTTCAACGACCACCTGGTCGTCAATCATTACGCCGAGCCCTATGCCCCCGATGACATCGTTATGCCGGATGATGACATCTGGTTCTATCGCATGCCTGCCGCTGAGCGCCCGATTCCCTACAAGATCCACACTATCTTTGAAGACGATGATCTACTGGTCATCGACAAGCCTCCCTACCTTGCCACGATGCCGCGCGGTCGCCACATTACGGAGACTGCCCTGGTCAAGATGCGTGTCCTGACGGGCAACAACGATCTCACTCCCGCCCACCGCTTGGATCGCCTGACGGCCGGCGTGTTGGTCATGGTGAAAAAGCCGGAGCTGCGAGGTGCCTACCAAACGCTGTTTGCGCGTCGTGAAGCGTCAAAGACGTATGAGGCGATTGCAGAATATATCCCCAACCTGATGAATGCAGAAGGGCCGACAATCTGGGAAAACCGCATTGAGAAGGAACGTGGCGTGGTCCAAGCTTTTGTCACCGAGGGCCCTGTCAACGCCCGAACCGAGCTCGTTTCGGTCACCCCGGTTAATGACGCCGAGCAGAAAATTCTGGAAGCAACTCACGGCTCTCTTCCTCGGCAGGCCCGTTATGTGTTGGCGCCTGCGACCGGCAAAACCCATCAGCTGCGCCTGCATATGCGCGATTTCGCAGCCCCAATCCTGGGCGATCCGCTCTATCCCGTCCTGCATGCGGTCGACGATGAGGACTACACCACCCCCATGCATCTCATCGCGCGCACGCTTACCTTCATTGATCCCCAAACCCACGAGGAACGAACTTTTGTCAGCACCCGCCCAACTGGGAGCCTTTAA
- a CDS encoding MFS transporter codes for MSTKVFRGDDKALMGIVLSVLTFWLFAQSTLNIGPDIAADLGMSDEIMNIAVVAAALFCGTFIVAAGGIADVFGRVRVMMMGNIFNIVGSLLIATSTTSLATQMVITGRVLQGLAAAAIMSSSLALVKTYWLDTDRQRAVSIWSIGSWGGTGFCALFAGLVVASPFGWRGIFALSAIISVIAMGLTRHIPESRPAQHVGMRLDWTGIAILALSILSLELFITQGEALGWTNWMTCTLLAVSLVFMVVFFYVEKMVNWPVLDFSLFKDRAFSGSTITNFIMSGTGGVVAVVMWVQQMGWGVSATVSGLTSIGFAVFVILFIRIGEKAMQRVGARAVIIVAGILVAASTALMMITSVSESTYVVFSLIGFSVYGLGLGLFATPVTDTALGTLPKDRTGAGAGVFKMSSSLGAALGIAISTSVFLALRGNAGSTDTVALAGTVSLGINVALALGATLTAAILIPKAAGKLTSTIKIEAELVAPYAEANAVKI; via the coding sequence ATGTCCACCAAAGTTTTCCGAGGAGATGACAAGGCCCTCATGGGTATTGTTCTGTCAGTCCTCACGTTCTGGCTTTTCGCACAGTCCACTCTGAACATCGGTCCCGACATAGCCGCAGATCTGGGCATGAGCGATGAAATCATGAACATCGCGGTTGTCGCCGCCGCACTTTTCTGTGGAACCTTTATCGTTGCAGCCGGCGGCATCGCTGACGTCTTTGGTCGTGTTCGCGTGATGATGATGGGTAACATCTTCAACATCGTTGGATCACTCTTGATCGCCACCTCCACAACCTCCTTGGCCACCCAGATGGTGATCACCGGCCGTGTCCTCCAGGGTCTTGCAGCTGCAGCCATCATGTCCTCATCCCTCGCACTGGTAAAGACCTACTGGTTGGATACCGACCGTCAGCGCGCTGTCTCCATCTGGTCGATCGGATCCTGGGGTGGAACCGGCTTCTGTGCACTATTCGCAGGTCTTGTCGTTGCCAGCCCATTCGGTTGGAGGGGTATCTTCGCACTCTCCGCCATCATTTCCGTCATTGCCATGGGCCTGACCCGCCACATTCCTGAATCCCGCCCAGCGCAGCACGTCGGAATGCGTCTCGACTGGACCGGCATCGCCATTCTCGCCCTCAGCATCCTCTCCCTCGAACTGTTCATCACCCAGGGCGAAGCACTCGGCTGGACCAACTGGATGACCTGCACTCTCCTCGCAGTATCCCTCGTCTTCATGGTTGTCTTCTTCTACGTCGAGAAGATGGTCAATTGGCCAGTTCTCGACTTCAGTCTCTTCAAAGACCGCGCCTTCAGCGGCTCCACCATCACCAACTTCATCATGAGTGGTACCGGCGGCGTCGTCGCAGTAGTCATGTGGGTCCAGCAAATGGGCTGGGGAGTCTCCGCAACGGTCTCCGGCCTCACCAGCATCGGCTTCGCAGTCTTCGTGATCCTCTTCATCCGCATCGGTGAGAAGGCCATGCAGCGAGTCGGCGCACGCGCAGTCATCATCGTCGCAGGTATCCTCGTAGCAGCATCCACCGCCCTCATGATGATCACCTCAGTGTCCGAATCCACCTACGTTGTTTTCTCCCTCATCGGATTCTCTGTCTACGGCCTGGGCCTTGGCCTCTTCGCCACCCCAGTCACCGATACCGCCCTCGGCACCCTGCCTAAGGATCGCACCGGCGCAGGTGCCGGCGTCTTCAAGATGTCCTCTTCCCTCGGCGCAGCGCTCGGCATCGCAATCTCCACCTCCGTCTTTTTGGCTCTGCGTGGCAACGCCGGCTCCACTGATACCGTCGCCCTCGCCGGAACCGTCTCCCTCGGCATCAACGTGGCATTGGCCCTCGGTGCCACCCTCACTGCAGCAATCCTGATCCCTAAGGCCGCAGGAAAACTCACCTCCACCATCAAGATCGAAGCCGAACTAGTTGCCCCTTACGCAGAAGCAAACGCAGTCAAGATCTAA
- a CDS encoding DUF2020 domain-containing protein translates to MRRTLPIIFAASMFLAGCGTDQAQAPAPASASASVEPTAPITDGQPIDAMPAVERTAQVACPYLDMEWVADTNGQRVTGYGTDERFSTPSCVFYSFPEEPQLTVIVREMATVDDAIAVVDWAAPIDSTEPAEEPAGWSGGRRGGNEESGALYAVQKDTTAVVVFTNQDQSLKAQLVAEEVIANLGL, encoded by the coding sequence ATGCGTCGTACATTACCCATAATCTTCGCCGCCTCCATGTTCCTGGCAGGTTGTGGCACAGATCAGGCCCAGGCACCGGCTCCTGCGTCGGCTTCGGCGTCAGTAGAGCCCACAGCTCCCATCACTGACGGCCAACCCATCGACGCGATGCCCGCCGTGGAGCGCACCGCCCAGGTCGCCTGCCCCTACCTGGACATGGAGTGGGTCGCAGACACGAACGGCCAGCGCGTCACGGGTTACGGCACAGACGAACGCTTTTCGACGCCCTCTTGCGTTTTTTATTCCTTCCCCGAAGAACCCCAACTCACTGTGATCGTTCGCGAGATGGCCACCGTGGACGACGCCATCGCTGTCGTCGACTGGGCAGCCCCCATCGATTCCACTGAGCCCGCCGAAGAACCCGCAGGCTGGTCAGGTGGACGCCGCGGTGGCAACGAAGAATCCGGTGCACTGTACGCTGTCCAAAAAGACACCACCGCCGTCGTGGTGTTCACCAACCAGGATCAATCACTAAAAGCCCAATTGGTCGCAGAAGAAGTTATCGCAAACCTCGGACTTTAA